The genomic region CGGAATCGGTGCTTTGCAGCCCATGCCGCAGCGCCATCCGGCGCTGCTCGGCATCGCCCTTGGTGATCAGCAGCTTCAGCACCGCCAGCGCGCGGTCGGGGTCGGGGTCGTTCAGCCGCTCCTGGAACGCGGCCAGTTCCTTCTGGCGGCCGTCCATCACGCTGTCGGCCTCGTCCAGGGCGACCTGCGCGGCGGCCGGGACAAGGGTCATGGCAAGAAACAGGCAGGCGAGGGCTGTCTTCATCGGAATACGATCCTTGCTGGAAAGGTGGCATTGCTGTTCGGATTGGTGACCAGCCCGACCAGGGTGCCGGATTCGTCCAGGCTGAACTGCGCGTTCAGCCCATAGGTGCGATAGCCGTCGAAGCGGATGTCGACGCCCAGGCCGGCGACCGAGACGGATTTGTCGGGCACGCATTCCCTGCTGTTCGACAGGTTAAGACATTGCCGGTCCGCGAAGGCGGCATAAAGCGGCAGGGTGACGACCTGGCCGCTCCATTCGATCAGCGCCTGCTTGCGGGTTTCGTCCAGGCTGCCCTCGTCGAAAACGATGCTCAGCGCGCTCTTGTGCGACAGCGCCTCCCACAGGGCGCGGGCGCGCAGCCGCGAGTCGGTGGCCGACAGCCCCGCCTCCAGCGCGACCTCGGTCAGGGTCTTGTCCCCGCTGCGCAGCATGGCGTCGAAGGCGGCCAGCGCCCGGTTGGAATCGCTGCCCTGCAGGATGCCGATCAGCTGCTCGTACTGGCCGCTGCTCTTGTCGATCTGGGCCATCAGCGCGACCAGATCGACCCCCTGCGCCCAGCCAGGGGCCGGGCCGAGCGCCAGGGCGAGCGCAAGCGGGCGGAGCGGCAGGAAGGGTTTCATGCTGGCAGTTCCCTGGCGGTTGATCCCGCGCACTATTCCAGCCGGCCGCTCTGCGATCAAGTTCCCGTGTTCGCCGGGCGCCATCCGCAGGGACTCCCGCGGACCGCCGCCGGGCAAGACGAGATCGGAACCCGCTTACGGTCCTTCGGCCTTGCGAGAGAAAAATTTTCCGATTTCGCCCCGGATTGCGCAGAATCCCGCCTGAATTTCCTCTCTCGGCTTTATCACTATATACTCAATCGTGTTTTGGTGTTTTCTTATCGGGGATGAAGGGCGCGGCCGGCTGCCGCGCCGCCCAGGCAAGGAAGGATCGACACATGAGCATCTCGGCCCCCGACAAGATCAGGGTTCTGTGGTTTCTGCCCACGCATGGCGACAGCCGCTATCTCGGCACCGCGGAAGGCGGCCGGGCGGTGAATCTGGCCTATCTGCGACAGGTGGCGCAGGCCGCCGATTCGCTGGGCTATTACGGGGTGCTGCTGCCGACCGGACGCAGTTGCGAGGACAGCTGGGTGACCGCGGCCGCGCTGGCCTCGCAGACCGAGAAGCTGCGCTTCCTGGTCGCCGTGCGGCCGGGGCTGCAATCGCCGACGCTGGCGGCGCGGATGACGGCGACGCTGGACCGGCTGTCGAACGGGCGGCTGATGGTCAACGTCGTCACCGGCGGCGATCCGGTCGAGAACGCCGGCGACGGCATCCACCTGGACCATGCCGCGCGCTACGAGGTGACCGAGGAGTTCCTGGGCGTCTACAAGGCGCTTCTGGCGGGTCAGACCGTGAACCACGCCGGCAAGCACCTGAAGATCGAGGACGGCAAGCTGCTGTTCCCGCCCCTGCAGCCGAACGGCCCGCCGCTGTATTTCGGCGGCTCGTCCTCGGCCGCAGGCGGCGTCGCCGCGCGGCATGTCGACAAATACCTGACCTGGGGCGAGCCTCCGGCGCAGGTGCGCGACAAGATCGAGGGCATCCGCCGGCTGGCCGGGGCCGAGGGCCGCGAGGTCGGCTTCGGCATCCGCCTGCATGTCATCGTCCGCGACACCCAGGCCGAGGCCTGGCAGGCGGCCGAGCGGCTGATCAGCCACCTGGACGACGCCACCATCGCCAAGGCGCAGGAAACCTTCGCCCGGATGGATTCGGTCGGCCAGGCGCGCATGGCCGTGCTGCACGGCGGGCGCCGCGACAGGTTGGAGATCAGCCCGAACCTCTGGGCCGGCGTCGGCCTGGTGCGCGGCGGCGCCGGCACGGCGCTGGTCGGCGACCCGGATACCGTGGCCGATCGCATCGACGAATACCGCCGCATCGGTGTCGATACCTTCATCCTGTCGGGCTATCCGCATCTGGAAGAGGCCTACAGCTTCGGCGAGCGGGTGCTGCCGCTGCTGCCGCTGGACCACGCCCTGCCCCGGCAGGTCGCGGCCGTCAACATGGGCCCCTTCGGCGAGACGGTGGGCAACGACCATCGTCCCGCCGCGTCCGGGCCGCGTCTCGCCGTTGCCGGAGGATAGGGCGATGAACGCGATCCACCATCCCCTGCGCGTGGTGATTCTGGGCGGCGGCTTCACCGGCGCCGCGCTGGCCTGGCAGCTGGCGCGGCTGCGGCTTCCGGCCCGCATCACCGTGGTCGAGCCGCGCGCCGAACTGGGCCGGGGCCTGGCCTATTCCGCGACCGACCCGGCGCACCGGCTGAACGTGCCGGCGCATCGGATGTCGATCGACCCGGAAAACCGCGCCGATTTCGGCGACTGGCTGGCGGCGAACCCGGGCGCCGCGGACCCGCAGGCGGCTGCGGCCAACGGCGATCTTTACGTGCAACGGGCAGTGTTCGGGCGCTATGTCGCCGACCGGCTGGCACCGCATCTGGCCTCGGGCGCGATCCGCCACATCCGGGCGCGGGTCAGCGACATCGCCCGCGGCGCCGACGACGGGCTGCTGTTGATGCTGTCGGACGAAAGCCGCATCCATGCCGATTTGCTGGTGCTGGCGACCGGCCATCCCGCGCCCGCCCTGCCCCGGCCGCTGGCCGGGCTGGCCGGCTCGGCGACCCTGGTCGCCGGTCCCGACGATGCCCAGGCGCTGGCCTCGGTGCCGCAGGACGCGCGGGTGCTGATCCTGGGCGCCGGCCTCGGCGCGGCGGACGTCATCGCCACCCTGGACCGCCAGGGGCACCGGGGCCAGATCGCCTGCCTGTCCCGGCGCGGATTGCGGGCGCGCGGCCAGGGCGACGGCGGCCAGGACAGCGAGGCCGATTTCATCGACCCGCCCCTGCGCGGCGTTTCCGACCTGCTGCGGCGGGTGCGCCATGCCGTCGTCGACGACCAGGCGCGCGGCCAGGGCTGGCAGGCGACCTTCTGGCGGCTTCGCGCCCAGGCGCCGCAGATCTGGGCGGCGCTGGACCAGCCGGCGCGGCGGCGCTTCCTGCGCCACCTGCGGGTGTGGTGGGACGTGCACCGCTATCGCCTGGCGCCCCAGGCCGAGGCGGTGCAGGCGCGGCTGGCCGACCAGGGCCGGCTGCAGTTCCTCGCCGGCCATCTGTTGGCCGCCGACAGGCGCGACGGCGGCCTCGACGTCCGCTGGCGCCCGCGCGGCCGGTCCGAACCGGTGCAGGCGCGCTTCGACCGCGTGATCGTCACCACCGGTCCGGCGCAGGATCGATGCATCGCGGCGAACCCGGCGCTCGGCGCGCTGGCGGGGCTGGGGCTGATCGCGCCCTGCCCGCTGGGTCTGGGCCTTGCCACCACCCAAGGCTGCAAGGCGCTGGACGCGCGGGGCAGCGTCAGCGAGCGCATCCTGATCGCCGGTCCCCTGGCCCGCGGCCACCTGGGCGAACTGACAGGGGCGCCGGAATGTGCCGCGCAGACCCGCGATATCGCGCGCGAGATCGCCCGCCGCGCCATGCCGGCGCCGATCCTGCACCCCGGCAGGACCGGAGGCCCGCTCCATGTCACGCGGCCGGAGGCCCATTCGCGGCCCTGACCTCCTCACGGAACACAAAGGACATCGACCATGACCAGCCTGACCATCACCGGCTTTGCCGGCAGCTTTTCCGCACCCTCGCGCAGCCGCGCCCTGGTCGAGGCCGCGGTCGATCTGGCCGCCGACCGTTTCGGCGCCATCGGCCATGTCTTCGACCTTGCCGATCTGGGTCCCTCGCTGGGCCATGCCCGGCACCTGGGCGACCTCGACCCCGATGCGCTGGTGCATCTGACCGCGCTCATTCGCGCCGATGCGCTGGTGGTCGCCAGCCCGGTGCACAAGGGCAGCTACGCCGGCCTCTTCAAACATGTCTTCGACCTCTTCGATCCCGACATGCTGGCCGGCAAGCCGGTGCTTCTGGCCGCGACCGGCGGCGGCGACCGCCACGCGCTGGTGATCGAGCATCAGCTGCGCCCGCTCTTCGCCTTCTTCGAGGCGCAGGCGCTGGCCACCGGCGTCTATGTCGCCGACCGCGAATTCGTCGGCGGCACGCTGGCGGACGACGCCACCCATGCCCGGCTGGAACGAGCGGTGGGCCAGTTCGCGCCCTTTCTTTCCCCCCATGCCACCCCGCAGCCGGCCGCCAGGCGCCCGTCGCTGCTGCAAGCCTTCTGAGAGGTTCTCCATGACCATCGCATTCTCGCGCCGCGCCGCCCTGGGTCTGGGCCTGGCCGCGCTGGCCACGCCCTCCATCCTGCGCGCCGCCCCGGCCCGGACGCTGCGCGTCGGCTGGCAAAAGGGCGGGCTCCTCGGCCTGGTCAAGGGCGCAGGCGCCTTCGAGGAGGCCCTGGCCGACCAGGGCATCAGCATCAGCTGGTCCGAATTCACCTCGGGCCCGCCGCTGCTCGAGGCGCTGTCGGCCAATGCGCTCGACTTTGGCTATACCGGAAACGTGCCGCCGATCTTCGCCCATGCCGCCCGGGGCAACCTGGTCTTCGTCGGCGCAAGCCAGGGCTCGCGCGAAGGTCATGCCATCCTGGTGCCGAAGGATTCGCCGCTGCAGAGCGTGGCCGACCTCAAGGGCCAGACCATCGCCTTCAAGCGCGGCAGCTCGGCACATTACGCAACGATCAAGCTGCTGGCCACCGCCGGGCTGACGCTGGACGACATCACCCCGCAGGATCTGGCGCCACCCGACGCCATCGCCGCCTTCGATGCCGGCGCCGTCGGGGCCTGGACGATCTGGGACCCCTATTTCGCCGCCGCCCAGGAACGGCCGAACACCCGCGTGCTGATCACCACCGAGCGGCTGGAACCGGAATTCAGCTTCTATTCCGCGAACGGCGACTACGCCAAGGACAACCCCGAACTGGTCGCCCGGCTGGTCGAGACGGTGCAGGCGACGGGACGCAAGGGCCAGGCCGACCTGCCCGCCACCATCCGCATCCTGGCCAAGGCAACCGGACTGCCGGCCTCGGTCATGGAGCGCTTCCTGACCCGCAAGGGCAGCGACCTGGGTCTGGTCGGCTTCGTCGAGCCCAGGCACGTCGCCTATGAGCAGGACGTTGCAGACCAGTTCTTCGCGCTCGGCATCATCCCGCGCCGGCTCGACATCGCATCGGTGGTCTGGACCCCGCAAACCGCCAGCTGAAGGAGAAACGCATGAGCCTTGTCGAAACCCTGAAAGGCCAGCGCCGCACCAGCTGGCGCCCGGCCCTGCCGTCGCCCCGCGGCCTGCTGCCCTATGCCGTGCCCGCCGCGCTGCTGTTGCTGTGGGAGGTTGCCGGCGCCAGCGGGCTGATGCGGGACACGGTGATGCCGCGGCCCTCGGCCATCCTGGCGACGGCGCTGCGGATGCTCTCCTCGGGCGAGCTCTTCGCCCATCTGGGCGTCTCGGCGGCGCGGGCGCTGGCCGGGCTGGCCATCGGCGGCGGCATCGGCTTCCTGCTGGGCGTCGCCAACGGCGTCTCGCGCCTCAGCGAGACGCTGACCGACTCGAGCCTGCAGATGATCCGCAACATCCCGCATCTGGCGCTGATCCCGCTGGTGATCCTGTGGTTCGGCATCGGCGAGGGCGCCAAGCTGTTCCTGGTCGCGCTCGGCGTGTTCTTTCCGATCTACCTGAACACGCTGCACGGCATCCGCAACGTCGATCCGCAACTGATCGAGATGGGCCGCGCCTATGGCATGAACGGCCGCACCCTGTTCCGCCGCGTGGTGCTGCCCGGCGCGCTGCCCTCGATCTTCGTCGGGCTGCGCTATGGCCTGGGCATCATGTGGCTGACGCTGATCGTCGCCGAAACGCTCTCGGCCTCGTCCGGGCTGGGCTACATGGCGATGCAGGCGCGCGAATTCATGGTGTTGGACGTCGTGGTGCTGGCGATCCTGCTTTACGCCGCGCTCGGCAAGCTGGCCGACGCCCTGACCCGCGCGCTGGAACGCCGCGCCCTGAAATGGAGCCCCGCCTATGCCGGTCGCTGACCTTCTGCCCCGGGACATCCCGGTTCCGCCCCGGCGGCGCGCCGGCGCCGGCGGCGCCGCGGTCGAGGCCCGCGCCCTGGGCCGCAGCTTCGCCGGCAACCGGGTGCTGGCCAATCTGGACCTCGCCGTGCGGCCGGGCGAGTTCCTGTCCATCGTCGGCAAGAGCGGCTGCGGCAAGTCCACGCTGCTGCGAATGATCGCCGGGCTGGACCGGCCCAGTTCGGGCCGCGTCACCGTGGACGGCATCGCGGCCCATGCGGCGGGAGGCCGGCTGCGCATCATGTTCCAGGAGCCGCGCCTGCTGCCCTGGGCCTCGGTGGCCCGGAATGTCGCCGTGGGCCTGCGCAGCGGCCCGGATCCCAAGGCGGTGGCCGAGGCCCTGGGCTCGGTGCAGCTGGCGGACAAGGCGGACGCCTGGCCGGCGCAGCTGTCGGGCGGCCAGCGCCAGCGCGCCGCGCTGGCCCGGGCACTGGTCAGCCATCCGGCGCTGCTGCTGCTGGACGAGCCGCTGGGGGCGCTGGACGCGCTGACCCGGCTGACCATGCAGCGGCTGATCCGCGACATGCACGACCGCGCCGGCTTCACCGCGATCCTGGTCACCCATGACGTGGCCGAAGCGGTGGCGCTGTCGGACCGCATCATCGTGCTGGGCCAAGGCGGCATCCTGCAAGAGACCTCGATCCCCCGCGCGGGACCCGCCGGGCGCAGCAGCGCCGAACTGGCGGCGATCGAGGCCGGCATCCTCGACGCGATCTTCGCCGCCTGAGGCGGTGCTGCCGTCCGTCCTGTCCAGGTCGGCGCGACGGAACGCCGGCGCGATCCGGGTCGGATGCGGCAGCGGGAAAGCCGCGTCCTTCGCCCGGCCTCGGCATTCCCGCGGCGGCACTGGCGGCCGGGCGCGGGCACGAGAAGTTGAAAGGTGATTAAGATGCCGCGATCCGCACGGTTTCGGGCGCGACTGCGTCGCGGGCGCAACAGCCGCGGCAGCGCAGCGCACCACCGCGATCCCCATCACCGGGGCGATCCTGCGCGGCAGACCCGATGAGCGCCGCGCCATGCCGGCGACGCCCTCCCCACCGATTTCTGCAATCCTTCCGCCAGGTTGGCGGCGCATGGCCCGCTTGCCCCCGCCCGTCTGCGGCGCCGATGCCCCGCAGCCGCCCCGACCAGGCCCGCGGTCCTTTCCGCCGTCGGACGCCGCATCGAATCGCCGGCAGCGCCGCACCTAGCGATTAATACAGCCCGCCGACCCATCTCGGCGGTTTACCGCCGATGCATAGGTTTGCTACGCTTTTCTTACGGATCGGCCGCAAGCGAAAGAATCGAGCAGCCCGGCCGAGCAAATACGAAAATGTGCCGAACTCGGCCTGCGGGCGGCTGTGCGCCGCCGCAGGGAAGTATGGCCGTGTCTCGGCATCCAAGAGGCATCGCGGATGGAACGTCTGAGTGGTTTCTGGGGTCTGATCTTCGCCTATTGGCGCTCCGAGCGCTGGCGCGAGGCATGGCTGCTGACCGCCGTCGTGCTGGCGATGACCACGCTGCTCAGCAAGGCCAGCGTCTGGGTGGCGCTGGCCAGCGCCGATTTCCTGGCCTCGCTGGCCAATTTCCACGGCGCCGACGCTGGCCCGCATCCCGGCCGGACGGTGCTTCTGGCCGCCGGCGCCTATCTGGCGATCTTCCTTGGCCGTCTGACAGGGGTGGCGGCGCGGCATTTCGTTTCGGCCACGCTGCACCGCCGGGCGCGCGGCTGGCTGGTCGGCCGCTTCAACGACGCGATCCTGGCCGACGAGCGCATCGCGCTGGACCTGATGAGCGACCGCTCGGAACGCGGCGACCGGACGCGGATGCCGGATGCCATCGACCAGCGCGTGGACGAATGCTCGGGGGCGCTCTATGGCGGCATCATCGGCCTGGCGATGGGGCTGTGGGGGGCGGTCACCTCGATCTGGTTCGTCTTCGCCGCGCTGGTCGAACGCAGCCAGCCCGTGCCCTTCCTCGACCTTTGGGGCGCGCAGGCCAATGCGGCGCTGGCGCCCTGGCTGGGTCCGGGGCTGGCCGCACGCATCGATCTGGCGCCCGGGGCCTATGGCTCGGCCCTGCTCAGCCTGGCGATGGTCGCCGTTTATGTTCCCGTGGTCACCCTGATCGCCTGGCAGCTGGGGCGCATCATCGAACGGCTCAGCCTGCAGCGGCAGCGCCGCGACGGCGCCTGGCGGGCCGAATGGGGCGGCATGCTGAACCGGGTGGCCCAGATGGCCGCCGCCCGGGGCGAGCGCGCGCAAAGCCGCATCAACCGCCACCTCTACGACCGGCTGGACCAGACCTGGGGCAAGCAGAACTGGCTGTCCTCGGGGATGATGCTGTTCAACGGGCTCTACAATTTCCTGTCCGCGCGTCTTCTGGCCTATCTGCCGGCGCTGCCCGCCTATATGGCCGGCAACCTGAACTTCCGCGATTTCGTCGCCAGCAGCGAGCTGACGGCCGAACTGATCGGCGACGTCTCGTGGTTCATCAACGTGATGCCGGCCATCGCCACGCTCAAGGCCAATGCCGGGCGCCTGACCGAACTCGCCGCCGCCATCGAGCGGGTGCGGGCGCGGCAGGACTTCTATGCCGAGACCGGCGTCAGCCGCTTCCAGCGCCAGCGCAGCGGCAGGGGGCCGGTGCTGGCGCTGGACGATCTGCGGCTGCACCACCGCGGCCACGACACGCCGGCCTTCCTGACGGTGCCGAGGCTGCACCTGTATCCCGGCACCCGCGTCCATGTCCGCGGGCCGAACGGCTGCGGCAAGAGCAGCCTGCTGAAGGCCGTGGCGGGGATCTGGCCCTATGGCGCCGGCCGCGTCACGCTGCGCGACGGCGCGCGGCTGTTCCTGGCCGGGCAAGAGCCCGACGTGCCCGACCGGCTGTCGCTGAAGGCGCTGGTGACCTATCCCGACCACCCCGAGCAGCACTCCGACATCGCCGCGGCCTCGGCGCTGTCGCGGGTCGGGCTGGGCGGCTTCGTCCATTGCCTGGAGGACGATCTGTACCAGGGCAAGAACTGGCGCAACGTGCTGTCGGGCGGGCAGAAGCAGCGCCTGGTCCTGGCCCGCATCCTGCTGGCCCGGCCCGACGTGCTGCTGCTGGACGAGGCGACGGCGGCGCTGGACGTCGATGCGGCGGTCGAGTTCCACATGATCCTGCGCACATGCCTGCCCCAGACCGCTGTGCTGGCGGTCCTGCATGGCGAGGTCACGCCCCACGACCCGGACGGCGTGCCCTTCTATTCCGCCATTCTGGATATCCGCGACGGCGTCGGGCGGTTGCTTCCGCTGCCCGAAACGGATTTCATCCGCCATGCGGCGGAATAGGGACGCAGGGGCGGGCATATGGAAAAGGTCGCGGTCGAACGCCTGATGGCGCGCATGACGCTGGCCGAGAAGATCGGGCAGCTGAACCTGCTGCCGGCGGGCGAAGGGCTTGTCACCGGCACGGCGCAGCCGACCACGCTGTCGCAGCGGCTGGACGCGGGCCAGGTGGGCGCGATCTTCGGCACCAAGTCGCTGGCGACGGCGCGGGCGATGCAGGACCGCGCGCTCGCCGGGTCGCGACTGCGCATCCCGCTGTTCTTTGCCGAGGACGTGATCCACGGCCACCGCACGGTGTTCCCGCTGAACCTCGCGCTGGCCTGCAGCTGGGACATGGCCCTGATCGAGGACACCGCCGCCTTCGCCGCCGCCGAGGCCGCGGCCGAGGGGCTGCACCAGGTCTATGCGCCGATGATCGACGTCAGCCGCGATCCCCGCTGGGGCCGGGTGGCCGAGGGCCCGGGCGAGGACCCGCTGCTGGCCTCGCGCATCGCCGCCGCGGCCACGCGCGGGTTCCAGGGGACGGACCCCGCCGCGCCGGGCCGGGTCGCCGCCTGCCTCAAGCATTTCGTGGCCTACGGCGCCCCGCAAAGCGGGCGGGACTACGACAATGCCTCGCTGGCCTGGGAGGATCTTCTGGAAACCTACCTGCCGCCCTTCGCCGCCGGGATCGAGGCCGGTGCGGCCAGCGTCATGGCCGCCTTCAACGCGGTAAACAAGCTGCCGATGCACGCCAACGCGCCGCTGGTCGAGGGCTGGCTGCGCGGCGGTCGCGGCTTCGACGGGCTGGTCGTCTCGGACTATACCGGCGTGCGCGAACTCGTCGCCCACGGGTTGGGGCCGGCCGCCGTGGCGGTGGCGCGGGCGCTGCATGCCGGCATCGACATGGACATGGTGGGCGAGGATTACCTGCGCGAACTGCCGGCGCTGGCCCAGGGCGGGCTGGACGCGCCCGAGGCCGGGCTTTCGCTGTCCGCCCGCCGCATCCGGGCGCTGGTCAACCGCGCCTGCCGCCGGGTGCTGACCTTCAAGGCCCGGCTGGGGCTGCTGGACGATCCGTTTCGCGGCATGGACCTGCGGCCGCCCGCGCGCGCGGCGGGCCGCAAGCTGGCGCGGTCGGCGGCGGCGCGGTCGGCGGTGCTGCTGAAGAACGAGGGGCTGC from Paracoccus aminovorans harbors:
- the ssuD gene encoding FMNH2-dependent alkanesulfonate monooxygenase is translated as MSISAPDKIRVLWFLPTHGDSRYLGTAEGGRAVNLAYLRQVAQAADSLGYYGVLLPTGRSCEDSWVTAAALASQTEKLRFLVAVRPGLQSPTLAARMTATLDRLSNGRLMVNVVTGGDPVENAGDGIHLDHAARYEVTEEFLGVYKALLAGQTVNHAGKHLKIEDGKLLFPPLQPNGPPLYFGGSSSAAGGVAARHVDKYLTWGEPPAQVRDKIEGIRRLAGAEGREVGFGIRLHVIVRDTQAEAWQAAERLISHLDDATIAKAQETFARMDSVGQARMAVLHGGRRDRLEISPNLWAGVGLVRGGAGTALVGDPDTVADRIDEYRRIGVDTFILSGYPHLEEAYSFGERVLPLLPLDHALPRQVAAVNMGPFGETVGNDHRPAASGPRLAVAGG
- a CDS encoding FAD/NAD(P)-binding protein, which translates into the protein MNAIHHPLRVVILGGGFTGAALAWQLARLRLPARITVVEPRAELGRGLAYSATDPAHRLNVPAHRMSIDPENRADFGDWLAANPGAADPQAAAANGDLYVQRAVFGRYVADRLAPHLASGAIRHIRARVSDIARGADDGLLLMLSDESRIHADLLVLATGHPAPALPRPLAGLAGSATLVAGPDDAQALASVPQDARVLILGAGLGAADVIATLDRQGHRGQIACLSRRGLRARGQGDGGQDSEADFIDPPLRGVSDLLRRVRHAVVDDQARGQGWQATFWRLRAQAPQIWAALDQPARRRFLRHLRVWWDVHRYRLAPQAEAVQARLADQGRLQFLAGHLLAADRRDGGLDVRWRPRGRSEPVQARFDRVIVTTGPAQDRCIAANPALGALAGLGLIAPCPLGLGLATTQGCKALDARGSVSERILIAGPLARGHLGELTGAPECAAQTRDIAREIARRAMPAPILHPGRTGGPLHVTRPEAHSRP
- a CDS encoding NAD(P)H-dependent oxidoreductase produces the protein MTSLTITGFAGSFSAPSRSRALVEAAVDLAADRFGAIGHVFDLADLGPSLGHARHLGDLDPDALVHLTALIRADALVVASPVHKGSYAGLFKHVFDLFDPDMLAGKPVLLAATGGGDRHALVIEHQLRPLFAFFEAQALATGVYVADREFVGGTLADDATHARLERAVGQFAPFLSPHATPQPAARRPSLLQAF
- a CDS encoding aliphatic sulfonate ABC transporter substrate-binding protein — translated: MTIAFSRRAALGLGLAALATPSILRAAPARTLRVGWQKGGLLGLVKGAGAFEEALADQGISISWSEFTSGPPLLEALSANALDFGYTGNVPPIFAHAARGNLVFVGASQGSREGHAILVPKDSPLQSVADLKGQTIAFKRGSSAHYATIKLLATAGLTLDDITPQDLAPPDAIAAFDAGAVGAWTIWDPYFAAAQERPNTRVLITTERLEPEFSFYSANGDYAKDNPELVARLVETVQATGRKGQADLPATIRILAKATGLPASVMERFLTRKGSDLGLVGFVEPRHVAYEQDVADQFFALGIIPRRLDIASVVWTPQTAS
- a CDS encoding ABC transporter permease subunit; this translates as MSLVETLKGQRRTSWRPALPSPRGLLPYAVPAALLLLWEVAGASGLMRDTVMPRPSAILATALRMLSSGELFAHLGVSAARALAGLAIGGGIGFLLGVANGVSRLSETLTDSSLQMIRNIPHLALIPLVILWFGIGEGAKLFLVALGVFFPIYLNTLHGIRNVDPQLIEMGRAYGMNGRTLFRRVVLPGALPSIFVGLRYGLGIMWLTLIVAETLSASSGLGYMAMQAREFMVLDVVVLAILLYAALGKLADALTRALERRALKWSPAYAGR
- a CDS encoding ABC transporter ATP-binding protein, whose product is MPVADLLPRDIPVPPRRRAGAGGAAVEARALGRSFAGNRVLANLDLAVRPGEFLSIVGKSGCGKSTLLRMIAGLDRPSSGRVTVDGIAAHAAGGRLRIMFQEPRLLPWASVARNVAVGLRSGPDPKAVAEALGSVQLADKADAWPAQLSGGQRQRAALARALVSHPALLLLDEPLGALDALTRLTMQRLIRDMHDRAGFTAILVTHDVAEAVALSDRIIVLGQGGILQETSIPRAGPAGRSSAELAAIEAGILDAIFAA
- a CDS encoding ATP-binding cassette domain-containing protein; this encodes MERLSGFWGLIFAYWRSERWREAWLLTAVVLAMTTLLSKASVWVALASADFLASLANFHGADAGPHPGRTVLLAAGAYLAIFLGRLTGVAARHFVSATLHRRARGWLVGRFNDAILADERIALDLMSDRSERGDRTRMPDAIDQRVDECSGALYGGIIGLAMGLWGAVTSIWFVFAALVERSQPVPFLDLWGAQANAALAPWLGPGLAARIDLAPGAYGSALLSLAMVAVYVPVVTLIAWQLGRIIERLSLQRQRRDGAWRAEWGGMLNRVAQMAAARGERAQSRINRHLYDRLDQTWGKQNWLSSGMMLFNGLYNFLSARLLAYLPALPAYMAGNLNFRDFVASSELTAELIGDVSWFINVMPAIATLKANAGRLTELAAAIERVRARQDFYAETGVSRFQRQRSGRGPVLALDDLRLHHRGHDTPAFLTVPRLHLYPGTRVHVRGPNGCGKSSLLKAVAGIWPYGAGRVTLRDGARLFLAGQEPDVPDRLSLKALVTYPDHPEQHSDIAAASALSRVGLGGFVHCLEDDLYQGKNWRNVLSGGQKQRLVLARILLARPDVLLLDEATAALDVDAAVEFHMILRTCLPQTAVLAVLHGEVTPHDPDGVPFYSAILDIRDGVGRLLPLPETDFIRHAAE
- a CDS encoding glycoside hydrolase family 3 N-terminal domain-containing protein, translating into MEKVAVERLMARMTLAEKIGQLNLLPAGEGLVTGTAQPTTLSQRLDAGQVGAIFGTKSLATARAMQDRALAGSRLRIPLFFAEDVIHGHRTVFPLNLALACSWDMALIEDTAAFAAAEAAAEGLHQVYAPMIDVSRDPRWGRVAEGPGEDPLLASRIAAAATRGFQGTDPAAPGRVAACLKHFVAYGAPQSGRDYDNASLAWEDLLETYLPPFAAGIEAGAASVMAAFNAVNKLPMHANAPLVEGWLRGGRGFDGLVVSDYTGVRELVAHGLGPAAVAVARALHAGIDMDMVGEDYLRELPALAQGGLDAPEAGLSLSARRIRALVNRACRRVLTFKARLGLLDDPFRGMDLRPPARAAGRKLARSAAARSAVLLKNEGLLPLAPGSRVALVGPFAADRANMLGTWAVSGRAEDVVPLHEAMAALTGQAPTVAWGANVVDEPWLEARLNCHGVTVTRDPRDETELLAEAVAMALAADVVIAAVGEAKEHAGESSSVLAPDLPAPQRRLIAALAGTGKPLAVVVFAGRPLAIGEIATRADALLYAWHGGVAGPEGVADLIFGAAEPSGRLAVTLPAHPGEVPLHHAGDPTGRPYPGRFAKFLTGWLDLPDDAPRFPFGFGLGYAPVAYGPPRLSQDAARAAETVALRIAIRNTGTRATTETVQLYASDPVARVTRPGRKLIDFAQVALASGESREVHFRIAAGQFRYPLAPSLGAAEWVRDPGLVRLHVGPNSRDTQMVELTWLD